CACAGGTTGATCGGGAACTCCGCCTTGACGCGCAGCAGATCACACCACTTCAGGGACCAGTAGTCCGCGAATTCCTGCCGCTCCAGGAGCATGTCGATAAGCTTGGCGCGCTTATCGGGGCTTTGGTCTTGCAGAAACTTGAGTGCTTCCCTGGGCTCGGGCAGGGTGCCGATGACATCCAGAAATACCCGCCGGACAAAGACCTGGTCGGAGCACAAGTCTGCGGGCGTGATGCCCCGCGCTTGCAGTCCGGCCAGCACGTAGTCATCTATAGGGTTTGCCGGCGTGAATTCGCCTTCGATTTCAAATGGCCGCACAAGTTCGCGATCCGCGCCCGCCGCGCCAAGCACGGAGAGTATCATCGCAACCGCCGGCAGCAGACTTTTCATGACAGCCCTCGACCGCCTCATGCCAACGGTCCGGTCGTCTCAAAGGGAGGACCTGGACCCGAATGGAGCCACCGCGCTTAAACACCATTCAGACAGCAGCGGTTCCCGGACCGCTGATTCCCGCCCGCACGGAAGACGTCGGGCGGGCGCGGAAGCTACTGAAATTCAACCACGGCCACCTCATAAGTCCGAAATTCGGAGACAACGAAAGAAACCCGTCCGTCCGCTTCCCGGAATTCCAGGTTGCGGTCTTCGTCATGTTCCGGGCTGGCCAGACGTATGCCCGCAACCGTGCGCCCTTCCGGAAGCCCCAGGTCCACGCGAACATCGCGCACCGGTTCCTCCAGCCGATAGTTGACCAGCTGCAGCAGGCGTCGCCCCGGTTGTTCCGTCAGTTCCGCACACACGCCCGGCGCGGGGTCTGCGGCTACCTGCATGGCGAGATGCCCGCCGCATGCGGCGCGCAACGCGTCGGTCACGCTGTCTGCCGGGCCAATGTGCAGCACGCGTTCTGACGGCAGGTCATCGAAGGCCGCGTCTTGCCGCGATTCCATCCACTCGTTGTGCGTGGCCGCATCGCCCACAATCAGCAGCGCGCCCCCACTCTGGACATAGCCGCGAATCTGCCCGATATGCCGGTCAGCCAGGGCAACGCACCCGGCCAGTACCAGTACACGGTACTTGCTCAAGTCTCCAAGCTGGTGCTCGTGGATAATCTGGAACGCGGCGGGATATTCGATGAGCGTCCGTTCGACACGCGCCGTGAGGTCCGCGACCTCAGGCGGCGTGAATGCGTGCGAAGGATAGCTGCGCAGCACCGCCGCATCTGCAACGACGGCCGCATCGCGGAGCAGGTCGCGCCTCGCGTGAAAGAAGCGGACGAAATCCGCCGTGGCCGGGTCCAGCGGCTCGGACATGCCCGGCGCCTTCACGATGTCGCCGTACTCGAACCAGCACATACAGCCCAGGCAATCGAGGTTGAACGCCATCGACTCGGCCATTTCGAGCGGAGACGTCGTGTACGTGAAGGCCATATTGTTCAAGGCCCGCGCAATCTTGTACGTCTGAACACGCGTGTGCAAGCGGCCATCCGCGAATCCGATCCGGCGCGACTCGTCCCAGAACGCCTCGCCGCCCTGAAGCAGGCGTCCGTGGTCCAGCAGCGCATTCACCCGGTCCCCCACGCCGCCCGGATTGCACTCGATAAGGATATCCGGCCGTAGCGACCGCGCATACCGGTTGAGTTCAAGATAGGAATCCGCCAGCGATTGCGCGTGGAAATCAAGCCATGCGCGGCGCTGAAACGTATCGGGAGGCCCCGTCATCGCGGGTTGAACCGTCACAACATCTGAAATGCCCCCTTGCATCAGCTCTTGAGCGCCAAAATTGCCCTGGAGATACGCGCGAAAGCGCGCAACCGAATTCGCATCCGTCCCGGGGCCCTCATGGTAATTGTCGAAATGCAGAAGGTCCGCCTTGACCTCTTCGACGGCAAAACGAACCAGTCCGTGATAGAACGTCCGCGCATCGGGATGATTTCGGTCCCAGTAGTAGCGGTATCGCGCCCTGCCGTACGTGCGCATCTCTCCCGCCGCGTCGCGCAATATCCATGCCTCCGCGTCAGGCCGTTCCTTGAAAAACAACTCCCAAAGGAACGCACCGCTGAAGTTGTAAACGCCCACGCGCAGTCCCGCGTCATGACACAGACTCGCAAAACGCACTGCGTCTTGCATGCTCTCCCCTTCCGCATCAAGCCCGGCCCCCTTGTAGCAGTGCATCATGACGAAGTTCACGCCCAGCGCCTTCAGTTGTGCAACCATCTCGGGACTGTGCTCGTGCGCGTATGCCTCGCGTTGCTCCACAGCCGGCGCATATCCCTCCGCCCCGTCCCGGCGAACGCGGAACAGGAGGGGTTCCCAGCTTCCCGCCATCACGATGCCTTCCCGCGCCACCCAGTCCGGGCGTTGAGCAGGCGGCAGCATGTCGGCCTTGACATATGAATTAACACATATAATGCTTATAACAGATACAAATATACGAATAAACATATGTGCTTCGTCCTCCGCACGCCTTTTCCGCTACGGCGAAGTCCGGGCCCGGCTCAAGCGCTCGCACAGGCGAAACTGGACCCCTTCGATACGCACTTCCGTGTCGCCGCTCTTCGGAATACGCAATGTGAGCAGGCCGTTGCTGTCGTCATAGCACCACGCGCCGCGGCTTTCCTCCGGTAACGGGTCGGCGTGCTCCACGACCGCACCGTCCAACAACACGGTGCCGGGCCGCGATACATTCGCGATGACTACCGTTCCTTCTTCGCCCAGGGGATACCGAATCTGGAAACGGATAGTCCCGGCCGACCACGCCGCATCGTGCACGCTGCCCACGGCGGTGATAGGGGTGCGTTCCCGCCCACTGCCCAGAATGACCGTCTCCGGCGCCTCGCCGCGGCCGAGCAGCTTGGCGACGCATCGCAGGATTTGCCGCGGCGAAAACACCCAAGCCGACTTGTCGCCCTCAATGGCCCCGACCGAATCGGGCCACAACGCGACATCTTCGCCCTCCGCAGCCTGTTGCTGAATGGCGCTGTGAATGATGAGCATCGCGATGCGTTTCCAGGGGTAACTGTTGTCATGTTCGGCGAGGTCGAGCAGCGCTTCCGCGAGGCACAGCCCGTTCCATTGCACGGGTCTGCCAAACCACGAGTATTTCATCAGCGATGCGCCAAGCACAGGAATGCTCGCGCCGAGCAGAAACGGCTGTTCCGGGTCTTCCCAGAAGTAAAGGAACGGCAAGCCGCGCCGTGCCCAGTACACGGCGCAATCGAGCCACATCGCGTCGCCTGTAAAGGCGTACGCTTCGAGATACGCCTGGGCCGCCTGCGCCGCCGCCAGCACATCCGGGCTGTGAAATGGCACCTCCCAAACCTGCGCCGCCCGCGGCACCCGTTCCGTGGCCATGTATTCGAGCGCTGTGCGCACGGATTCGAAGGCGGCCCAGTCGCCGGCAATTCGCGCGTAACGCAACACCTGCATCGTCCGCTCGGCACAGGTGCCCACGGCTACGGCGTTGTCAGGGCCAAGCATGTGATAGTCGAACCCCTTGAAGATACCTTGGTCTTCATGGTCGGCATCGAAGAACCACAGGCCTGCTTCATTCCGGTCTTCGAGCAGCCCCGCCACGTACGCGCTGCCGGACGCGCCGAAATCGCCGCCCGGGGGCCGAAGTGCATCGATGCGCGGCGGCGTTCCAAGTAACGCGGCTACTTCCCGGGCGCGCGCGGCGCACGCTTCGCGTACGTCTTGCTCGGGGCTGATCACGGCGCCCAAAAGCAGGTCGGCGGCAAATTCCGGGGGACGCGCAAGATAAGAAAGCTGCTTCGGGCCGTTCTTCGTAAACCACCACTGTTGCGTCTCCGCATCCCAGAGCGATTCCAGGTATGCGCGCATGCTAAACGCAACTTCTTCTTCGTAACTGCCCCGCGGCAAGGGCGAAGGCTCGGGGATACCGTACACGCCGAACCATGCGTCCATTGCCGCGAGCGCGTCGCGCGCCGCGCCATCCACCAGGATGCTGCACGACAGTCGTAGCGTGTGTCCTGCCTTGAGCGGATACGGCCGCGCCGCTTCGCGCGTGTTCACGTCGCAAAATTCAGGCACGGAAGGCAATTGCAGGCCCATCAAGTGCGCGCGCTGGCCGTTGAACCGGTCAGGGGACGCAAAAACGGCAGCAGGCCGGTCCCGTTGTCCGTCCCACGTTTCGCGCGCATTCCAGAGCAGGCCCAGAACGCCGTTCGGGGCGTGCGCGCCCATCGCCGGAATCGTGATCATGTTCGGATGAGGCACATATCGCACCTGATGCGCGTGACCTTCCTCGATGTCGGCCGAGCTTGAAGAAACCTCGCCGCCGACCAGCCATTCGAGCCCCGGGAACACGGCCTCATCGCGTTCCAGCGCGTAGACCATCGGGCCGTCAAAACGCAGCAGTTCCCGGCCGGCGCTCGCGGCAAGGTCGCAGGCCGCCCGTACCATCCGCGCATCGTCCGACAACTCGAAAGTGAGCTTCGCCTGCCACGCTACTTCGTCTGCGTCCGTATATGCCCACGTGAAGATCAGCGACGCCGTGTTTTTGCTGGACGCTTCCGGCGGTTCTTTGACCGAGACTGGCACTTCCTGGTGCCCACCGCTTGCATCGCGAAACACCAGCGTGCTCAAGCGCGGCATCCAGCCAAGGACGCTCAGGTCCGTACCCCCTTTCGCCAGAAACCGCACCGGGCCAAACCCGTCTTGCGTCCGGTAAAACTCGCAGCGCACGTGCCGGTTTTCCAGCACGGCGCCCTTGCGCGAAGCCGCCGCGCGCGCTTCCCGCGATGGCGCCGCCATGTCAAATGGCAACGCAACCACCTGCGACGCAGGCCCAAGTTTCACCGGCTCGACATGCTGCGCGGTCACCTCGCAGTCCCGCAGGCTGCTCTCTTCGCTCTCGACGCTGAACGTAGTCTGCGCGCCGGGCGCAAGGTCGGGCCGCAATATTTCAATGGCGCCGGAGGGAAACACGAAGCGGACTTGCGGGCTCGCCGCAATGGCGTGCCCCGTATTGCGCACGGTACAGGCGAAAACGCCTTTGTCGCCTTGCATCCGCACCGGAGACTCCGGGCCGTAGCGCTCGACCAGCATCTCGGGCGCGAGCGTAACCGGTGTAGCGGCCTGCTCCCCGCCTGCCGTGGCCTCAATCTTCAGCGTCACGGCCTGGTCGCGTCTGCCCGTGACCCGCCACGACATCTTGTGCCCGGCATCAGGCGGTAATGCCTCAAGCACCGTTTCAGCCGGTTCAATCTGCAAGGCGTCCCCGGCAATCACGCGGACGGTGGCGCCGTCCGTCGGCGCATCGCCCCGATTCGACACCCGGGCGAAGAGCGTGCCGCATTCGCCCGGCGTGTCCGCACATTCCTCGAAACGCGCACCGTCCACGCACAGCAAGGGCCCCACGGTTTCCACGTAGGCTATATCGTCAAGCAGCATCTCACCCGCGCCGCCAAGAATACGCGCCGCGAAATGCACCCACTTTACGTCCGGCGCATCCGAATAGTCGTACTTCAAGCGTCCCCGATGCCATGCGCCGTCACCCACGTGCTCCAGCGGCACGACGAACTCCGCCCTGCGCGGTCCGGTCTCTCTGCCTGTCGCATCCATGGGAATGACCATGACGTACAGGTTGCCGTTCGTGGCCGAAACGGCCTTGTACCAGAACTCCATCCCTCCCTTGACGCAGTCAAGCATTGCGCCCTGCTCGCCGCCATGCGGCTGCCATTTCCGGTTGAGCCCGGTCTCCGGCAACGGATCGTTCTCGGGCCGCACAAGGCGCAAGGCGCGCCGCCCCGCGTGCGCATCCGTATTGATGACCTCGCCCCGGTTGAGAATCTCCCAGTCTATGGCGCGGCCGTCGGCCGCCAAAGCCTCGAAAGACCCATTCGTGCAGGGATTGGCCGCCCCCTGAGCCGCGGCAAGCAACACCACGAAGAGATCGAACATGAAAAGACCTCCCGCGCACTGCGCATGTATGCTAATGGTAATAGGCCCGTCGCCAAGGCGCAAGAGACCATACTGCCGCGTAGCATCAGGGTTCGCGAACCACC
Above is a genomic segment from Candidatus Hydrogenedentota bacterium containing:
- a CDS encoding DUF1549 domain-containing protein, whose protein sequence is MRRSRAVMKSLLPAVAMILSVLGAAGADRELVRPFEIEGEFTPANPIDDYVLAGLQARGITPADLCSDQVFVRRVFLDVIGTLPEPREALKFLQDQSPDKRAKLIDMLLERQEFADYWSLKWCDLLRVKAEFPINLWPNAV